The following proteins are co-located in the Candidatus Sulfotelmatobacter sp. genome:
- a CDS encoding DegV family protein: protein MSPPTVAIVTDSTSDLDAARARALGVEVVPLFVNFGDVRYRDRVDLSLDEFYTKLAAEKQLPTTAQPTPAMFEAAFRPHVEAHRPIVCLTIMASLSGTINAATAAARTFPDAEIHIVDSGTVTGGLALETEHAAALARTGASAVDIVAALEHDVRTLRGYATVPDLSHAVRTGRVSRAQAFVGSLVKIVPVLRIDSGAIAEHARVRTFARALDTMVDAVLAEANRADGARVCVVHSHAPAEAQKLVDRLRAGVTTQLEELDLLEAGPVIGTHAGLGAVGIFILPP, encoded by the coding sequence ATGAGCCCGCCGACCGTCGCGATCGTCACCGACTCGACGTCGGACTTGGACGCGGCCCGCGCGCGTGCGCTGGGGGTCGAGGTCGTCCCGCTGTTCGTCAACTTCGGCGACGTCCGCTACCGCGACCGCGTCGATCTCTCGCTCGACGAGTTCTACACCAAGCTCGCCGCCGAGAAGCAGCTGCCGACGACCGCGCAGCCGACGCCGGCGATGTTCGAAGCGGCGTTCCGGCCGCACGTCGAGGCGCACCGCCCGATCGTGTGCCTGACGATCATGGCCAGCTTGTCGGGGACGATCAACGCCGCGACCGCCGCCGCGCGGACGTTTCCCGATGCGGAGATCCACATCGTCGACAGCGGCACCGTCACCGGCGGCTTGGCGCTGGAGACCGAGCACGCGGCCGCGCTCGCGCGTACCGGCGCGTCGGCCGTCGACATCGTCGCCGCACTCGAGCACGACGTGCGCACGCTGCGCGGCTACGCGACCGTTCCCGACCTTTCGCACGCGGTCCGCACCGGACGCGTCTCGCGCGCGCAAGCCTTCGTCGGCTCGCTGGTCAAGATCGTGCCGGTGCTGCGCATCGACTCCGGCGCGATCGCCGAGCACGCGCGCGTGCGCACCTTCGCCCGCGCGCTCGACACGATGGTCGACGCGGTGCTGGCCGAGGCCAACCGGGCCGACGGCGCGCGGGTCTGCGTCGTCCATTCGCATGCGCCGGCCGAGGCGCAAAAGCTCGTCGACCGCCTGCGCGCCGGGGTGACGACCCAGCTCGAAGAGCTGGATCTGCTCGAAGCCGGTCCGGTGATCGGAACGCACGCCGGCCTGGGCGCCGTCGGGATCTTCATCCTGCCGCCCTGA
- the plsX gene encoding phosphate acyltransferase PlsX, protein MTATTLPLIAVDAMGGDNAPAEIVAGALLARRDGLARIALVGDRERIVPLLGGETDVEVVHAAGEIAMDAPPATAARASAGTSLGEAVELVRSGHASAAVSAGNSGAFLAVALIRLRTIPGIARPAIGAVLPGRRGPVVLCDAGANVDCKPEWLAQFGVMGAAYARAALGVAEPRVGIVSVGEEPGKGNAQTIEAAALLERAPVNFVGNVEGKDVLINIADVVVADGFVGNVILKTAEGSGTYFREVLRESYESASLLGRLGGLLSRGVFDAMRKRLDYSTYGGAPLLGLRGNCVVAHGRSDRIAIRNAIRQAAAVSAADLVGSIGAVLAA, encoded by the coding sequence GTGACGGCCACGACGCTGCCGCTGATCGCGGTCGACGCGATGGGCGGCGACAACGCGCCCGCCGAGATCGTCGCCGGCGCGTTGCTGGCGCGACGCGACGGCTTGGCGCGCATCGCGCTGGTCGGCGATCGCGAACGGATCGTGCCGCTGCTCGGCGGCGAGACCGACGTCGAGGTCGTGCACGCGGCCGGCGAGATCGCGATGGACGCGCCGCCGGCGACCGCCGCGCGCGCCAGCGCGGGCACCTCGTTGGGCGAAGCCGTCGAGCTGGTACGCAGCGGCCACGCCTCGGCCGCCGTCTCGGCCGGCAACAGCGGTGCCTTCCTGGCGGTGGCGCTGATTCGGCTGCGCACGATCCCGGGGATCGCGCGGCCGGCGATCGGCGCCGTGCTGCCGGGCCGGCGCGGACCGGTCGTGCTGTGCGACGCCGGCGCGAACGTCGACTGCAAACCGGAGTGGCTGGCGCAGTTCGGTGTCATGGGCGCCGCTTACGCGCGCGCCGCGCTGGGCGTCGCCGAGCCCCGGGTGGGGATCGTCTCGGTCGGTGAAGAGCCGGGGAAAGGGAACGCGCAGACGATCGAAGCGGCCGCGCTGCTCGAGCGCGCGCCGGTGAACTTCGTCGGCAACGTCGAGGGCAAAGACGTGCTGATCAACATCGCCGACGTCGTCGTCGCCGACGGGTTCGTCGGCAACGTCATCCTCAAGACCGCCGAGGGCAGTGGGACGTATTTCCGCGAGGTGCTGCGCGAGTCGTACGAGTCGGCCTCGCTGCTGGGACGGCTGGGCGGTCTGCTCAGCCGCGGCGTGTTCGACGCGATGCGCAAACGCCTCGACTACTCGACCTACGGCGGGGCGCCGCTGCTGGGGCTGCGCGGCAACTGCGTGGTGGCGCACGGGCGTTCCGACCGGATCGCGATTCGCAACGCGATCCGTCAGGCGGCGGCGGTCTCGGCGGCCGACCTGGTCGGTTCGATCGGCGCGGTGTTGGCGGCATGA